A stretch of the Panicum virgatum strain AP13 chromosome 9N, P.virgatum_v5, whole genome shotgun sequence genome encodes the following:
- the LOC120692878 gene encoding uncharacterized protein LOC120692878 — protein MKRRRIQSLVKTGARPTDLPKPPVPKGAASTADVLKDSAPAPKDAPPVLAVNIEEGEILVGETLMALRGGEARGGSSVPPSDKEVEALEGMTFDESAVSASMQQLLAVMHGPGATGILPPEKGCNAAVAEASTSDAAFIVAELSKKLAHASRALMQKAKADADLRAASAAERLGLTDKLRQAEAEILVLKDENQQLKARCSRLESVASDNEKVLESLRRTVEGDANEKAELKSRISELEWVLAKLTELEWVLPEVARRAEGVYQEYKKALSALGAEPLPLPEPVEGPQVFFLLLDWLLSEFEGLGEVMSIANDNAASVSFEGLV, from the exons ATGAAACGCCGGAGGATTCAGAGCCTCGTCAAGACTGGGGCCAGGCCTACGGACCTTCCGAAGCCGCCCGTGCCGAAGGGGGCTGCTTCGACAGCCGATGTTTTGAAGGACTCGGCTCCGGCGCCGAAGGACGCACCGCCTGTTCTTGCTGTGAACATCGAGGAGGGGGAGATCTTGGTCGGTGAGACGCTGATGGCGCTCAGGGGTGGAGAGGCTCGTGGAGGTTCCTCTGTTCCTCCTTCGGACAAAGAGGTGGAGGCTTTGGAGGGGATGACCTTCGACGAGTCTG CTGTATCGGCGTCGATGCAGCAGCTCTTGGCCGTGATGCATGGTCCTGGCGCTACTGGGATTCTCCCTCCCGAAAAAG GATGTAATGCAGCCGTTGCAGAGGCGTCTACCTCCGACGCTGCTTTCATCGTAGCTGAGCTGAGCAAGAAGCTTGCCCACGCCAGCCGAGCTTtgatgcagaaggccaaagcgGATGCTGACCTTCGGGCGGCGAGTGCCGCCGAAAGACTGGGTTTGACTGACAAGCTCCGGCAGGCTGAGGCTGAAATTCTCGTTCTGAAGGACGAGAACCAGCAACTGAAAGCCAGGTGTTCGAGGCTAGAGTCTGTTGCTTCAGATAACGAGAAGGTTCTGGAGAGCCTTCGAAGGACCGTGGAGGGGGATGCAAACGAGAAAGCTGAACTTAAGAGTAGGATCTCCGAGCTGGAGTGGGTTCTTGCTAAATTGACTGAACTCGAGTGGGTTTTACCCGAGGTTGCCAGACGAGCTGAAGGGGTTTACCAGGAGTACAAGAAGGCTCTTTCTGCCCTTGGCGCggagcctttgcccttgcctGAGCCAGTCGAAGGTCCTCAAGTTTTCTTCCTACTTTTGGATTGGCTGCTGTCCGAGTTTGAAGGCCTCGGTGAGGTGATGAGCATTGCTAATGACAACGCGGCCTCTGTCTCCTTCGAGGGACTTGTTTGA